A single window of Syntrophotalea acetylenica DNA harbors:
- a CDS encoding sigma-54-dependent transcriptional regulator: MKTILVVDDEQSIRESLDGILQDEGFRTLFSETGEGALTLLTEETPDLILLDIWLPGIDGLETLRRIRENNPEQLVIMMSGHGTIETAVKATKLGAYDFIEKPLSLEKVLISIENAFKVSRLVEENRSLRARMAKEYEMVGSSEAIMKLKEQITIAAPTSGWVLITGENGTGKELVARAIHHYSKRNDKPFVEVNCAAIPEELIESELFGHEKGAFTGATAQRKGKFDQAHEGTLFLDEIGDMSLKTQAKILRILQERKFERVGGNRTIEVDVRVIAATNKDLEEEIGKGNFRQDLYYRLNVLPFHVPPLRERREDISLLARHFLVYFCSKESRDIKTMEPDVISALTAYNWPGNVRELRNIVERLVIMSPHQTITMSDLPVGIQNANPEEQGIKVFMTGEGISLKQAREDFEKEFILQKLQENEGNISRTAEAIDMERSNLHRKIKSYGIDAKK, translated from the coding sequence ATGAAGACAATTCTTGTCGTGGATGACGAACAAAGCATCCGGGAAAGCCTGGACGGCATCCTCCAGGATGAAGGCTTCCGGACCCTCTTTTCTGAAACCGGCGAGGGGGCTCTGACCCTGCTGACGGAAGAAACCCCTGATCTGATATTGCTGGATATCTGGCTTCCTGGAATCGATGGACTGGAGACGCTGCGTCGTATTCGTGAAAACAATCCTGAACAATTGGTTATCATGATGAGCGGTCACGGGACTATTGAGACCGCCGTCAAGGCCACCAAATTGGGGGCTTACGACTTCATTGAGAAACCTTTATCCCTGGAAAAGGTCCTGATTAGCATAGAAAATGCGTTTAAAGTCAGTCGACTCGTCGAGGAAAATCGTTCGCTGAGAGCCAGGATGGCCAAAGAGTATGAAATGGTTGGGAGCAGTGAAGCCATCATGAAGCTCAAGGAACAGATCACCATCGCTGCGCCAACTTCCGGGTGGGTTTTGATTACCGGCGAAAACGGCACAGGCAAAGAGCTGGTGGCCCGTGCAATTCACCATTATTCAAAGCGCAATGATAAGCCGTTCGTTGAGGTCAACTGTGCGGCCATTCCTGAGGAACTCATTGAATCTGAGCTTTTTGGTCACGAAAAAGGGGCATTTACCGGTGCCACCGCCCAGCGCAAGGGAAAATTCGATCAGGCTCACGAAGGCACGCTTTTTCTTGATGAAATCGGGGACATGAGCCTCAAAACCCAGGCCAAGATCCTGCGCATCCTGCAGGAACGAAAATTCGAGCGTGTTGGAGGAAATCGAACCATAGAAGTCGATGTCCGCGTTATTGCCGCGACCAACAAAGATCTGGAAGAAGAAATCGGCAAGGGGAATTTCCGCCAGGATCTTTATTATCGGCTCAATGTGTTGCCATTTCATGTCCCCCCCCTGCGCGAGCGGCGGGAAGACATCTCCCTGTTGGCAAGGCACTTCCTTGTCTATTTTTGCAGCAAGGAAAGTAGAGATATAAAAACCATGGAACCCGATGTCATTTCAGCATTGACGGCCTATAACTGGCCTGGAAACGTGCGTGAATTAAGAAATATCGTGGAGAGGCTCGTCATCATGAGCCCACATCAAACCATAACTATGTCCGATCTGCCCGTCGGCATTCAGAATGCAAATCCTGAGGAACAGGGAATCAAGGTTTTTATGACAGGAGAAGGAATAAGTCTGAAACAAGCACGGGAAGATTTCGAAAAGGAATTTATTCTACAGAAGTTGCAGGAAAACGAGGGGAACATTTCCCGCACAGCAGAAGCGATCGACATGGAGCGCTCCAATCTGCATCGGAAGATCAAATCCTATGGAATCGACGCAAAAAAATAG
- a CDS encoding YebC/PmpR family DNA-binding transcriptional regulator → MAGHSKWANIKHRKGAQDAKRGKIFTKLIKEITVAAKIGGGDLEANARLRTAVDKAKGSNMPKDTIERAIKKGCGDLDGVNYEEGTFEGYGPGGVAVIVEFMTDNRTRTVADVRHIFNKHNGSLGVNGSVAFLFDRKGLISFDTEQDFDALFETALEAGAEDVKDEGDAYEIITDPADFMEVRDALAAKGLQWQTAEVTMIPQTMVGLEGKQAEQMLKMMDKLEDNDDVQNVYANFDISDEEIARIME, encoded by the coding sequence ATGGCAGGACATAGCAAATGGGCCAACATCAAACACCGCAAGGGTGCCCAGGACGCCAAGCGTGGCAAAATTTTCACCAAACTGATCAAGGAAATCACCGTAGCTGCCAAGATTGGCGGCGGCGACCTGGAGGCGAATGCGCGGTTGCGCACGGCCGTCGACAAGGCGAAGGGCTCCAATATGCCCAAGGACACCATCGAGCGGGCGATTAAAAAAGGCTGTGGCGACCTCGACGGTGTCAACTACGAAGAAGGCACCTTTGAAGGCTACGGGCCCGGAGGCGTCGCGGTTATTGTAGAATTCATGACCGACAACCGCACCCGCACCGTTGCCGATGTTCGCCACATCTTCAACAAGCACAACGGCAGTCTTGGCGTCAATGGATCGGTCGCGTTTCTATTCGATCGCAAGGGGCTGATCTCCTTCGACACCGAGCAGGATTTCGACGCTTTGTTTGAAACGGCACTGGAGGCCGGAGCCGAAGACGTCAAGGACGAGGGCGACGCCTATGAGATCATTACCGATCCGGCCGACTTCATGGAAGTGCGCGATGCCCTCGCCGCCAAAGGTCTGCAGTGGCAAACAGCCGAGGTGACCATGATTCCCCAGACCATGGTTGGGCTGGAGGGCAAGCAGGCCGAACAGATGCTCAAGATGATGGACAAACTCGAAGACAATGATGACGTTCAGAACGTCTATGCCAACTTCGACATTTCGGACGAGGAAATCGCCCGCATCATGGAATGA
- a CDS encoding sensor histidine kinase — MPCDPDKKFRENRKRRREWLLIGFTTLLVIVFSKFETQLFQFSSQVPLAKSLLVLALINLNILLIILTLFLVFRNVFKLILERRREVPGARLRTRLVVAFVTLSLVPTLLLFFVAAGFVSSSIENWFNIQIETSLHESLEVAQTYYKNSGANALYYGDQLARFIKDQKLLNESNLPQLRDLIQAKQQEYNLGVVEVFSSTYEELVRAANPQIPISEFTDPGSDTIREALQGNRFTRVTPIGKADLIRGVVPVYSNWNPEDVVGVVVVNYYVPYSLVNKMKEISASFEQYKTTKLLKDRIQKGYVQVLLITALAIIFLATWFGFYLARTITVPIQELVSATKRIAGGDLTVQISPQSDDEIALLVEAFNKMTADLRKSQAGISDANRHLRASNQELDQRRRYMEIVLKNVTAGVISVDRQGRITTINKSAEKLLKIMPGKVLGQHFRQVLQAEHLVIINDLLRQLAKSGKDSIHKQMTIPLEDNKLTLLLNLTTLRDENGEFMGTVVVFDDLTHMIKAQRMAAWREVARRIAHEIKNPLTPIRLSAQRLRRRYLDRFPEDDKVFDDCTCMIIKQVDELKILVDEFSNFAKMPSANPAPNNLNEIINETLILYQEAHRHVVFSFMPDSTVPIFNLDRDQIKRSMINMLENAVGAIEKEGHISLETHFNRDMQMVSVIIADDGCGIPSEDKPRLFEPYFSTKKSGTGLGLAIVATIIADHNGYIRVKDNHPKGTKFIIELPTTGRNDENVA; from the coding sequence ATGCCCTGTGATCCTGATAAAAAGTTCCGAGAAAACCGTAAACGGCGTCGTGAATGGCTGCTGATCGGCTTTACCACGTTACTGGTGATTGTGTTTTCAAAATTCGAGACACAACTCTTCCAATTTTCCTCTCAAGTGCCTCTGGCGAAAAGCCTTCTGGTTCTTGCGTTGATCAATCTGAACATTCTATTGATCATCCTGACGTTGTTTCTGGTCTTCCGCAATGTCTTCAAGCTCATTCTTGAGCGGCGCAGGGAAGTTCCGGGGGCCCGCTTGCGAACACGACTGGTCGTCGCCTTTGTCACCCTGTCGCTGGTGCCAACTCTTCTGCTGTTTTTTGTGGCTGCAGGATTCGTCTCCAGTTCCATCGAAAACTGGTTCAACATCCAAATCGAAACCTCCCTCCACGAATCCCTGGAGGTGGCGCAGACATACTATAAAAATTCAGGAGCCAATGCGCTTTACTACGGTGACCAGCTGGCACGCTTCATCAAGGACCAGAAACTGCTCAATGAGAGTAATCTTCCGCAGCTCAGGGATTTGATTCAGGCCAAGCAGCAGGAATACAACCTAGGCGTTGTGGAAGTCTTTTCTTCAACCTACGAGGAATTGGTGCGTGCCGCAAATCCCCAGATCCCCATATCGGAGTTTACGGATCCCGGCAGCGATACCATTCGCGAAGCCTTGCAAGGCAACCGATTCACGCGGGTTACGCCCATCGGCAAAGCCGATCTGATTCGCGGCGTGGTGCCGGTCTATTCCAACTGGAATCCCGAGGACGTTGTCGGGGTAGTCGTGGTTAATTACTATGTCCCCTACTCTCTGGTTAACAAGATGAAGGAAATTTCGGCTTCCTTCGAGCAATATAAAACAACCAAACTGCTTAAAGATCGCATCCAGAAAGGGTATGTGCAAGTTCTTCTGATTACTGCCCTGGCCATCATTTTTCTGGCCACATGGTTCGGCTTCTACCTTGCACGCACTATCACCGTTCCTATTCAGGAATTGGTTTCGGCTACCAAGCGAATTGCCGGAGGGGACCTGACAGTACAGATTTCTCCGCAAAGCGATGATGAAATTGCTCTTCTGGTAGAAGCGTTTAACAAAATGACGGCGGATCTTCGCAAAAGCCAGGCAGGCATCAGCGATGCGAATCGACATCTGCGGGCGTCAAACCAGGAACTCGACCAACGCCGCCGTTACATGGAGATCGTATTGAAGAACGTCACCGCAGGAGTTATTTCGGTTGATCGCCAAGGGCGTATTACCACGATCAACAAATCCGCGGAAAAACTCTTGAAAATAATGCCCGGAAAGGTCCTCGGCCAGCACTTCCGTCAGGTATTGCAAGCCGAACATCTGGTCATCATCAACGACTTGCTGCGGCAATTGGCCAAATCAGGCAAAGATTCCATTCACAAGCAGATGACCATCCCACTGGAGGACAACAAACTCACCTTATTGCTCAACCTCACGACTCTGCGGGATGAAAACGGCGAATTCATGGGAACGGTTGTCGTTTTCGATGATCTCACGCATATGATCAAAGCCCAGCGAATGGCGGCTTGGCGTGAGGTGGCCCGGCGCATCGCGCATGAGATAAAAAACCCGCTGACTCCAATCCGTCTGTCTGCACAACGTCTGCGCCGCCGGTATCTTGACCGGTTCCCCGAAGATGACAAGGTCTTCGACGATTGCACCTGCATGATCATAAAACAGGTTGATGAACTGAAAATTCTTGTGGATGAATTTTCCAACTTCGCCAAGATGCCCTCTGCCAATCCTGCGCCGAACAACCTTAACGAAATCATCAACGAAACACTTATTCTTTACCAGGAAGCCCATCGACACGTTGTTTTTTCATTCATGCCGGACTCAACTGTCCCAATATTCAACCTGGACCGGGATCAGATAAAACGGTCAATGATCAACATGCTTGAAAATGCCGTCGGCGCCATCGAGAAAGAGGGCCATATTTCCTTGGAGACTCATTTCAATCGTGATATGCAAATGGTTAGCGTTATTATCGCAGATGACGGCTGTGGAATCCCCAGCGAAGATAAACCGCGCCTCTTTGAACCCTATTTTTCAACCAAAAAATCCGGAACGGGCTTGGGACTGGCTATCGTCGCCACCATTATCGCCGATCACAATGGCTATATCAGGGTAAAAGACAACCATCCCAAAGGAACAAAGTTCATCATCGAACTGCCGACAACCGGACGCAACGATGAAAATGTCGCCTGA
- the ruvA gene encoding Holliday junction branch migration protein RuvA produces MIAVLNGQLIHKSISQIILDVGGVGYRLLIPLSTYYALPDEGLVRLQVHTHVREDALLLFGFWSSSEKELFGLLLSVSGVGPKVALNILSHMPAAELHQALSQGNAKQLATVPGIGKKTAERLVLELRDKVTSLAGSAAGSKTPPVPAPCDFRDDALSALVNLGYKENLSRKALDSLDLDAGTPLEEILKQALKILMR; encoded by the coding sequence ATGATCGCTGTGCTCAATGGACAATTGATCCATAAATCCATCAGCCAAATTATTCTGGATGTCGGCGGCGTCGGCTATCGACTGCTGATCCCGCTTTCGACCTACTACGCCCTTCCGGATGAAGGTCTGGTACGACTGCAAGTGCATACCCATGTGCGTGAGGATGCGCTGCTGCTGTTCGGTTTCTGGAGCAGTTCCGAGAAGGAGCTTTTCGGACTGTTGCTGTCCGTATCCGGCGTTGGCCCCAAGGTGGCGCTCAACATCCTGTCTCACATGCCAGCGGCGGAATTGCATCAGGCATTGTCACAAGGCAATGCGAAACAGCTGGCAACCGTTCCGGGGATCGGCAAAAAAACGGCGGAACGGCTGGTCCTGGAACTTCGTGACAAAGTCACGAGCCTTGCCGGCTCCGCTGCCGGCAGCAAAACACCGCCGGTGCCTGCACCATGCGATTTCCGGGATGACGCCCTGTCGGCACTGGTCAATCTCGGCTACAAGGAAAACCTGTCCCGCAAAGCACTCGATTCCCTGGACCTGGATGCCGGCACCCCCCTGGAGGAAATCCTCAAACAGGCACTGAAAATCCTCATGCGCTAA
- the glpX gene encoding class II fructose-bisphosphatase encodes MERNLAMDLVRVTEAAALACGRWVGKGNKDAADEAATEAMRRTLDSVEFCGTVVIGEGEMDEAPMLYIGEKVGKSCGGYPEVDIAVDPLEGTNICAKGKTGAITTIALAPKGGFLHAPDMYMEKIAVGPEAHGCIDLNESPEENLKRVADAKNCYVQDLTVVILDRPRHEKIISEVRRAGARIHLISDGDVAPAIAATVCGSGVDMLMGIGGAPEGVLAAAALKCMGGDMQGRLVFMNREEKTRARTMGIEDFDKIYTAEEMAQGDVVFAATGVTNGELLHGVRYVSGGAETHSIVMRSKSRTVRFIRAQHQFDFKPVY; translated from the coding sequence ATGGAACGCAATTTAGCCATGGATCTGGTACGGGTCACCGAAGCCGCCGCGCTGGCCTGTGGCCGCTGGGTTGGCAAGGGGAACAAGGATGCTGCCGATGAAGCGGCGACCGAAGCCATGCGTCGCACGCTCGATTCCGTCGAATTTTGCGGCACGGTTGTTATCGGCGAGGGCGAGATGGATGAAGCGCCCATGCTCTATATAGGTGAGAAAGTCGGCAAGAGTTGCGGCGGATATCCCGAAGTCGATATCGCCGTCGATCCGCTGGAAGGCACCAACATTTGTGCCAAGGGTAAGACCGGCGCTATCACCACCATTGCGCTGGCACCCAAGGGAGGGTTTCTTCACGCGCCCGATATGTACATGGAAAAAATCGCCGTCGGTCCGGAAGCCCATGGCTGTATCGACCTGAACGAGTCACCCGAAGAGAACCTCAAGCGGGTGGCCGACGCCAAAAATTGCTATGTACAAGACCTTACCGTGGTGATCCTCGACCGACCCCGGCACGAAAAGATCATCAGTGAAGTGCGCAGGGCCGGAGCCCGGATTCACCTCATTTCCGATGGCGATGTGGCACCGGCCATCGCGGCTACGGTCTGTGGCAGTGGCGTCGACATGCTGATGGGTATCGGTGGTGCCCCCGAGGGGGTGCTGGCGGCGGCGGCACTCAAGTGCATGGGAGGCGACATGCAGGGCCGCCTGGTGTTCATGAACCGGGAAGAAAAAACCCGCGCACGCACCATGGGTATCGAAGATTTCGACAAGATTTACACCGCCGAGGAAATGGCGCAAGGGGATGTGGTTTTTGCGGCCACCGGCGTTACCAACGGCGAATTGCTGCACGGCGTGCGCTATGTGTCGGGCGGCGCGGAAACCCATTCCATCGTCATGCGTTCCAAAAGCCGCACAGTTCGGTTTATCCGCGCCCAGCACCAGTTTGATTTCAAGCCGGTTTATTGA
- a CDS encoding ABC1 kinase family protein produces the protein MLNLRRLNRNIRSLRRYRQILGTLLKYGFGQVLDQLQLRFTLQRGRQLFFGSPEIRAARRQSPAVRLRLAMEELGPTFIKLGQLLSTRPDLLTPEYIAEFSRLQDAIPPFPFETVRHQISRELGSPIESLFSHFEKTPLAAASIAQVHKASLPDGKKVAVKIRRPDIEQIIATDLDILMSLAYLAEHHIAALHLYNPVALIKEFRRSIQRELDFRREGHTLERFAANFAGDKTFHVPQVYRELSGEAVLTMEYIKGIKVNNFGKLRAEGYDLKVIARHGADALLRQVLVHGLFHGDPHPGNVYILPGPVICFLDYGMVGRLDHNLKYQLLDLLAGILERDVEKVSRLLLDSGELEEEPILTDLKKVVSDFIDDYYEVPLQEIHTGHLLTDLIGILVQFRISVPPDLLLLARALITMEGIGRQLDPDFNMVHHLKPFMEQLARERWSLTYITQELGGVAGDYSILLRRLPRDLRTLLLRMTRNRLKINLEHRGLGQLITDLDKSSNRLSFSLLISALIVGSSLIMQVDKGPQVMGFPVLGFLGYTIAAILGLWLAVAILRSGRL, from the coding sequence ATGCTGAACCTGAGGCGGCTCAACCGCAACATTCGCTCCCTGCGCCGCTACCGGCAGATCCTTGGAACCTTGCTCAAGTATGGCTTCGGCCAGGTTCTCGATCAGCTGCAGTTACGCTTCACGCTGCAACGAGGGCGGCAACTTTTTTTCGGCAGCCCGGAGATAAGGGCGGCAAGACGTCAATCTCCGGCCGTGCGGCTTCGTCTGGCGATGGAGGAACTCGGCCCGACCTTCATTAAGCTCGGGCAATTGCTGTCGACTCGCCCCGATCTTCTTACCCCGGAATACATTGCCGAATTCAGCCGGCTCCAGGATGCCATCCCGCCATTTCCCTTTGAAACAGTCCGCCATCAGATCAGCCGCGAGCTGGGGTCGCCAATAGAGTCCCTGTTTTCACATTTCGAAAAAACGCCCCTTGCTGCCGCATCCATTGCCCAGGTACATAAAGCCAGCCTTCCAGACGGCAAAAAAGTTGCTGTCAAGATCCGCCGACCCGATATAGAACAGATCATCGCGACCGATCTCGACATCCTCATGAGTCTCGCCTACCTTGCCGAGCACCATATCGCGGCGCTACACCTCTACAATCCCGTTGCGCTGATAAAAGAATTTCGCCGCAGTATCCAGCGTGAACTCGATTTCCGGCGGGAAGGCCACACGCTTGAACGGTTCGCGGCGAATTTTGCAGGCGATAAAACATTTCATGTTCCACAGGTGTATCGCGAACTCTCTGGCGAAGCCGTATTGACCATGGAATATATCAAAGGGATCAAGGTCAATAATTTCGGCAAATTGCGCGCGGAGGGTTATGATCTGAAAGTCATTGCCCGACATGGTGCCGATGCGCTGCTCAGACAGGTTCTGGTTCACGGCCTGTTTCATGGGGATCCGCACCCTGGCAACGTCTATATTTTACCGGGTCCGGTGATCTGTTTTCTTGACTATGGCATGGTTGGCCGTCTGGACCATAATCTTAAATATCAGCTGCTTGATTTGCTTGCAGGCATCCTTGAAAGAGATGTCGAAAAGGTCTCGCGGCTGCTCCTCGACTCCGGCGAGCTGGAAGAGGAGCCGATTCTGACGGACCTTAAAAAAGTGGTTTCCGATTTTATTGACGACTATTACGAGGTTCCTCTGCAGGAAATCCATACCGGCCATTTGCTTACCGATCTTATCGGCATCCTCGTGCAGTTTCGCATCAGTGTACCGCCGGATCTACTGTTGCTGGCAAGGGCACTGATCACGATGGAAGGCATCGGACGGCAGCTGGATCCGGATTTCAATATGGTCCATCATCTCAAACCTTTTATGGAGCAACTGGCGCGTGAACGCTGGTCCTTGACTTATATCACACAAGAACTGGGTGGGGTGGCGGGAGACTACAGTATCCTCCTCCGAAGGCTGCCCCGAGATCTTCGGACCCTGTTGCTGCGCATGACACGCAACCGCCTGAAAATCAACCTTGAACACCGCGGCCTCGGCCAACTTATCACCGACCTGGATAAATCAAGCAACCGACTCTCATTCAGTCTGCTCATCAGTGCCCTTATCGTTGGCTCCTCCCTTATCATGCAGGTGGATAAAGGACCGCAGGTCATGGGCTTCCCGGTCCTGGGCTTTCTGGGCTATACCATCGCCGCCATACTCGGATTGTGGCTGGCCGTAGCCATACTGCGCTCAGGCCGCCTGTAA
- the lpxC gene encoding UDP-3-O-acyl-N-acetylglucosamine deacetylase: MIYQSTLKRSLTISGIGLHTGRQITMTLRPADSDTGIVFHRIEGDRRVAIPAISANVVDTRMATVIGKDGVSVSTIEHLMAAFSACGIDNLHIDIDGPEVPVMDGSAAPFVAMLREVGNRAQDKRRKYLAIRKPITLVDGEKRVSIIPSRFFRITFDIAFDHPSIGLQHRAIKITGDSFRKEIAAARTFGFLHEVEYLKANGLALGGSLDNAVVLGKEGVLNPGGVRFQDECVRHKILDAVGDFSLLGYPLLGHVKAYKAGHDINHQVVEKILANPACWQLVESGETVSHNSLSLGNRPAMAMAGIAEI, translated from the coding sequence ATGATTTACCAATCGACCCTCAAGCGCTCTCTGACTATTTCCGGTATCGGTCTGCATACCGGCCGCCAGATTACCATGACCTTGCGGCCCGCGGATTCCGACACTGGCATCGTCTTCCATCGCATCGAGGGCGACCGGCGTGTTGCCATCCCGGCCATATCCGCCAACGTTGTCGATACGCGCATGGCCACAGTTATCGGCAAGGACGGCGTATCCGTGTCAACAATTGAACACCTCATGGCAGCATTTTCCGCCTGCGGCATCGACAACCTGCATATCGACATTGACGGTCCCGAAGTCCCCGTCATGGACGGCAGTGCAGCGCCGTTTGTCGCCATGCTGCGAGAAGTCGGCAATCGAGCCCAGGACAAACGCCGGAAATACCTTGCCATTCGCAAACCGATAACCCTGGTGGATGGGGAAAAACGCGTCAGCATCATCCCCTCGCGATTTTTTCGCATCACTTTTGATATCGCTTTTGACCACCCCAGTATCGGGCTTCAACATCGGGCCATAAAAATTACCGGTGATTCCTTTCGCAAGGAGATCGCGGCAGCACGTACCTTCGGTTTCCTGCACGAAGTCGAGTATCTCAAGGCCAACGGGCTGGCCCTGGGCGGTTCACTTGACAATGCCGTGGTGCTGGGCAAGGAAGGCGTTCTCAACCCCGGTGGCGTGCGCTTCCAGGATGAGTGCGTTCGGCACAAGATTCTGGATGCAGTGGGTGATTTCAGTCTGCTTGGGTATCCTCTGCTGGGACATGTCAAAGCCTACAAGGCCGGTCATGACATCAATCACCAGGTAGTCGAAAAAATTCTTGCCAATCCTGCCTGCTGGCAGTTGGTTGAATCTGGCGAAACCGTCAGCCACAACAGCCTGTCCCTCGGCAACCGCCCCGCCATGGCAATGGCAGGCATAGCCGAAATCTGA
- a CDS encoding phasin superfamily protein — MIDLIEKSLLTGLGALTLTQKKVEQMADELKRRLNLSEEKGRELLTLLSDMARDNQQKLEEIAREEVQRICTDLGMVKKDELNRLAKKVQALEKELRALQQATQDDAPGKC, encoded by the coding sequence ATGATCGATTTGATTGAAAAATCGCTATTGACCGGACTCGGAGCACTGACCTTGACCCAGAAAAAGGTCGAGCAAATGGCCGACGAGCTGAAACGCAGGCTCAACTTGAGTGAGGAAAAAGGTCGCGAGCTGTTAACCCTGCTTTCGGATATGGCACGCGACAACCAGCAGAAGCTCGAAGAGATCGCCCGGGAAGAGGTGCAAAGAATCTGTACCGATCTCGGCATGGTCAAAAAAGATGAGCTGAACCGCCTGGCCAAAAAAGTGCAGGCGCTGGAAAAAGAACTCAGGGCACTGCAACAGGCAACGCAGGATGATGCTCCCGGCAAATGCTGA
- a CDS encoding patatin-like phospholipase family protein: MAQSRPLIGLALGSGAARGLAHIGILKVLEEEKIPIDLIAGTSIGAALGALYAAGVPVHRMEKVMRELDWRALARLIDPTLPTSGLMDGNRVATFLAELLPATTFEELRIPLAITATDVETGEALIIRKGNLLEGLRAAIAFPGIFTPVLFGDRFLVDGGLTNPVPLDIAYQMGADKVIGVCTIPRMEDPAGEISLPSETGAGRDKGRLHEFFTSANIEKLWRDLWQADHPGNDKESGRNRKPPNIFSICSRSVAIMENRINDLQMERTRAELLIRPVFTAFNMLEFHRADEAIAAGEQAARQCIPQLRSLCEA, translated from the coding sequence ATGGCACAATCCCGCCCTCTCATAGGTCTTGCTCTCGGTAGCGGCGCAGCCCGGGGACTGGCACATATCGGCATCCTCAAGGTTCTCGAAGAGGAAAAAATCCCCATCGACCTTATTGCAGGCACCTCCATCGGCGCAGCCCTGGGGGCCCTTTACGCGGCAGGGGTCCCTGTGCATCGCATGGAAAAAGTCATGCGGGAGCTGGACTGGCGTGCACTTGCGAGGCTTATCGATCCCACCCTGCCGACCTCGGGGTTGATGGACGGCAATCGCGTTGCAACATTCCTGGCGGAACTTTTGCCGGCAACCACCTTCGAAGAGCTGCGCATCCCGCTGGCCATCACCGCCACCGATGTTGAAACGGGCGAAGCACTGATTATCCGCAAAGGCAACCTTCTTGAAGGGCTGCGCGCCGCCATCGCATTTCCCGGCATTTTTACTCCGGTGCTTTTTGGCGACCGTTTCCTGGTCGACGGAGGCCTGACCAACCCGGTTCCGCTGGATATCGCCTATCAGATGGGAGCGGATAAAGTGATCGGGGTCTGCACCATTCCGCGCATGGAGGACCCGGCGGGCGAGATATCCCTGCCTTCGGAAACCGGTGCTGGGCGCGATAAGGGCCGACTGCATGAATTCTTCACCTCCGCGAATATTGAAAAACTGTGGAGAGATCTTTGGCAGGCCGACCACCCGGGTAATGACAAGGAGTCAGGGCGAAATCGCAAACCACCCAATATTTTCAGCATCTGTTCCCGCAGTGTAGCCATTATGGAAAACCGCATCAACGATCTGCAGATGGAAAGAACCAGGGCTGAGCTGCTGATTCGGCCTGTATTCACCGCATTCAACATGCTTGAATTCCACCGCGCGGATGAAGCCATTGCGGCAGGTGAGCAGGCTGCTCGCCAATGTATCCCACAATTGCGGTCCTTGTGCGAAGCCTGA
- the ruvC gene encoding crossover junction endodeoxyribonuclease RuvC, producing MRILGIDPGTRITGYGLIEKIGNRLLHVDNGAIHTRTDAPLAERLKTIYDGLSRVIRDYGPASVAVERIFVAKNALSALKLGHARGVAMLAGVNAALPVAEYTAVEVKQAVVGYGKAAKPQVQQMVRVLLNLPEIAQEDASDALAVAICHAHCYHLKSLLI from the coding sequence ATGCGTATTCTTGGCATCGATCCAGGCACCCGCATCACCGGTTACGGTCTGATCGAAAAAATCGGCAACCGCCTGCTTCATGTGGACAACGGCGCCATCCACACCCGCACCGATGCCCCGCTGGCGGAACGGCTCAAAACAATTTACGATGGATTGTCGCGGGTTATTCGCGATTATGGGCCGGCAAGCGTGGCAGTGGAACGCATATTTGTCGCTAAAAACGCCCTGTCGGCACTGAAGCTTGGACATGCTCGGGGCGTTGCCATGCTGGCCGGGGTCAACGCGGCCCTGCCCGTAGCCGAATATACCGCCGTGGAGGTCAAGCAGGCCGTTGTCGGCTACGGCAAGGCGGCCAAGCCGCAGGTGCAGCAGATGGTGCGCGTACTCTTGAATCTGCCTGAAATCGCCCAGGAGGACGCCTCGGATGCTTTGGCGGTGGCCATTTGTCACGCGCATTGCTATCATCTCAAGAGCCTGCTGATTTGA